A genome region from Caloranaerobacter ferrireducens includes the following:
- a CDS encoding nucleotidyltransferase domain-containing protein encodes MFSESIAERIKKIDREELEAIALMGSYARGEACKYSDIDIVCFLKEGNEGRLPDIEIVDSKYLVISYVTREETDKWFCDPEKATECISGLRQSKVIWDPNGYLSSLKKRAEEFKWDSSLQEKANNYASRELVSWVEEVHKALQGLLFNDIGRMLNGLYGLTYGLFKVVRVQKGILLTSDNSFFKQVIDYFGEESEFAILGKEAFGIDNTLEVRERVISGLKLFDLITDMLVDILNDDDKEAILLVKDEIRRELCNKLEKLMDQ; translated from the coding sequence ATGTTTTCTGAATCAATAGCTGAGAGAATAAAAAAGATAGATAGAGAAGAATTAGAAGCAATTGCATTAATGGGTAGTTATGCACGAGGAGAAGCTTGTAAATATAGTGACATTGATATAGTATGTTTTTTAAAAGAAGGAAATGAAGGTAGATTACCTGATATAGAGATAGTTGATAGTAAATATCTTGTAATAAGTTATGTTACTAGAGAAGAAACAGATAAATGGTTTTGCGATCCTGAAAAAGCAACAGAATGCATTTCTGGACTAAGACAGTCAAAGGTAATATGGGACCCTAATGGATATCTTAGTTCATTGAAGAAAAGAGCAGAAGAATTTAAGTGGGACAGTTCACTTCAGGAAAAGGCAAATAATTATGCTAGTAGAGAACTTGTTTCATGGGTTGAGGAAGTACATAAAGCTCTTCAAGGTTTACTGTTTAATGATATAGGCAGGATGTTGAATGGTTTGTACGGGTTGACTTATGGACTATTTAAAGTTGTTCGAGTTCAAAAAGGTATATTATTAACAAGTGATAATTCTTTTTTTAAACAAGTAATCGACTATTTTGGAGAAGAATCTGAATTTGCTATTTTAGGTAAAGAAGCTTTTGGAATTGATAATACATTAGAAGTTCGGGAACGAGTAATATCAGGATTAAAACTATTTGATCTTATAACAGACATGCTTGTTGATATTTTGAATGATGATGATAAAGAGGCAATTTTGCTTGTAAAGGATGAAATTAGGAGAGAACTATGTAATAAACTAGAAAAATTAATGGATCAGTAA
- a CDS encoding cupin domain-containing protein yields MFDVFPKEILNLPEADIPIKGVKAYLFQGDSYQILFMKFSEDVELPEHSHGSQWRIVLEGKIELDIDGERKTYVKGDRYYIPSGVKHSGKIYAGYADITFFGEKNRYKKK; encoded by the coding sequence ATGTTTGATGTATTTCCAAAAGAAATTTTGAATTTACCAGAAGCAGATATTCCTATAAAAGGTGTTAAAGCATATTTATTTCAAGGAGACAGTTATCAGATATTATTTATGAAGTTTAGTGAAGATGTTGAATTACCAGAGCATTCACATGGAAGCCAGTGGAGAATAGTTTTAGAAGGTAAAATTGAATTAGATATAGATGGAGAAAGAAAAACGTATGTAAAAGGAGATAGATATTATATTCCTAGTGGAGTGAAGCATTCAGGGAAGATATATGCGGGATATGCTGATATTACTTTTTTCGGCGAGAAGAATAGGTATAAGAAAAAGTAG
- a CDS encoding alpha/beta hydrolase family protein: MDSRKRELMKILKIPKERRYTEYEVLEEKKYETYIIRKVKYKVYGEYIEAYILIPNKEGVFPGILAIHQDGERRPYEFGKSEVAGLGGDKELAYGLELCLRGYVVICPDRFGFESRSLANSKYADMFEHIKLVIKIDYNGKEREIDLSEDLYKGYKANYCLTRGKTQMGVELTELMIAIDILTGMPEVDSERIGVIGHSAGGLLAVYLMYIDERVKVGCSSSGIASIKKDFYPDEGLRALQGFGSIAAIPDILEWGDIEDILEGLAPRPFIELSSDVDKKEYFNKAIKKYEEMGCKECLEYDYYNAGVHIFRKDKREKCYKFIDKWLKQQ; the protein is encoded by the coding sequence ATGGATAGCAGAAAAAGAGAGTTAATGAAAATTTTAAAAATCCCAAAAGAGAGAAGATATACTGAATATGAAGTACTAGAAGAAAAGAAGTATGAAACTTATATCATAAGAAAAGTTAAGTATAAAGTATATGGTGAATATATTGAAGCATATATTTTAATTCCAAACAAAGAAGGTGTATTTCCTGGTATACTAGCAATACATCAAGATGGTGAAAGAAGACCTTATGAGTTTGGAAAAAGCGAAGTTGCTGGATTAGGGGGAGACAAAGAATTAGCATATGGATTAGAGCTCTGTTTGAGAGGATATGTTGTAATTTGTCCTGATAGATTTGGATTTGAAAGTAGAAGCTTAGCCAATTCAAAATATGCTGACATGTTTGAACATATAAAATTAGTAATCAAGATAGATTACAATGGAAAAGAAAGAGAAATAGATTTATCAGAAGATTTGTATAAGGGATATAAAGCAAACTATTGTTTAACACGAGGCAAGACTCAAATGGGGGTAGAATTGACTGAGCTTATGATAGCAATAGATATTTTAACAGGAATGCCTGAGGTAGATAGTGAAAGGATTGGAGTTATAGGTCATTCAGCAGGGGGGTTACTTGCAGTTTATTTAATGTATATTGATGAAAGAGTTAAAGTAGGATGCTCTTCTTCAGGAATAGCTTCTATAAAAAAGGATTTTTATCCAGATGAAGGTTTAAGAGCACTACAAGGATTTGGTAGTATTGCAGCCATTCCTGATATATTAGAATGGGGTGATATTGAAGATATACTGGAAGGATTAGCACCTAGACCTTTTATTGAATTATCATCTGATGTAGATAAAAAAGAGTATTTTAATAAAGCAATAAAAAAATATGAAGAAATGGGATGCAAAGAGTGTTTAGAATATGATTATTATAATGCTGGAGTACATATTTTTAGAAAAGATAAAAGAGAAAAGTGCTACAAATTTATAGATAAATGGTTAAAACAACAATAA
- a CDS encoding EFR1 family ferrodoxin (N-terminal region resembles flavodoxins. C-terminal ferrodoxin region binds two 4Fe-4S clusters.) — protein MKVLILYFSATGNTYFIANLIYEKFKVNGFEVELESVETFSPGDVEKYDILIFGFPVYAFDIPLFLQSYINNLSLPKTRGVILFSTMGLYGGNSSRKTSKRFIKKGFVPLGCEEFKMPGSDGLAFMKKDSKFVKKVLSKNYSESRKIKESINKIFDIVNSNNLSDGSQERNAVIPRLKISGLILDVFMRLFFNHVEKKMKGKFWVDDRCTKCGLCKEICPAKNIKISDGRVEFLDKCYLCMRCVHQCPTEAIQIGKSTVDKFRWKGPDMQYNPYKILNK, from the coding sequence TTGAAAGTATTAATACTATATTTTAGTGCTACAGGTAATACATATTTTATTGCGAATTTAATATACGAGAAATTTAAAGTAAATGGTTTTGAGGTTGAATTAGAATCAGTAGAAACTTTTTCTCCAGGTGATGTAGAAAAATATGATATTCTTATATTCGGTTTTCCTGTTTATGCTTTTGATATACCATTATTTTTGCAGAGTTATATAAATAATCTTTCACTTCCAAAGACTCGAGGTGTTATTTTATTTTCTACGATGGGGTTATATGGAGGTAATTCTTCGAGGAAAACATCTAAAAGATTTATAAAAAAAGGTTTTGTTCCATTAGGTTGTGAAGAATTTAAAATGCCAGGATCAGATGGGTTGGCTTTCATGAAGAAAGATTCAAAATTTGTTAAAAAAGTATTATCAAAAAATTATTCTGAATCTAGAAAAATTAAAGAATCAATAAACAAGATTTTTGATATTGTTAATAGTAATAATTTATCAGATGGATCACAAGAAAGAAATGCAGTAATACCGAGACTTAAAATAAGTGGATTAATTTTAGATGTTTTTATGAGATTATTTTTTAATCATGTTGAAAAAAAGATGAAAGGTAAATTTTGGGTTGATGATAGATGCACAAAATGTGGACTATGCAAAGAAATTTGTCCAGCAAAGAACATAAAAATAAGTGATGGCAGAGTTGAATTTTTGGATAAATGTTACTTATGTATGAGATGTGTCCATCAATGCCCAACTGAGGCTATTCAGATTGGAAAATCGACAGTAGATAAATTCAGATGGAAAGGTCCAGATATGCAATATAATCCGTATAAAATATTAAATAAGTAA
- a CDS encoding GNAT family N-acetyltransferase — MFEFREIDEKIRKKVCDFIAENWGSPIIVSRGKKHFIDKLPGYLVMRENDIIGLITYNIVNDECEIVSLDSKQENLGIGSKLINLVVDKAKKNNCRRVWLITTNDNTKAIRFYQKRGFNMKALHLNAVVKSRKIKPEIPLYGFDNIPILHEIEFEKIL, encoded by the coding sequence ATGTTTGAATTTAGAGAAATAGATGAAAAAATACGAAAAAAGGTATGCGATTTTATTGCAGAAAATTGGGGTTCACCAATTATAGTTTCCAGAGGTAAAAAACATTTTATTGATAAATTACCAGGATATCTGGTAATGAGAGAAAATGATATTATAGGACTTATTACCTATAATATAGTTAATGATGAATGTGAAATTGTTTCTTTAGATAGCAAACAAGAAAATTTGGGTATAGGAAGTAAATTAATTAACTTAGTAGTAGATAAAGCAAAAAAGAACAATTGTAGACGAGTATGGTTAATTACAACAAATGATAATACTAAAGCGATAAGATTTTATCAAAAGAGAGGATTTAACATGAAAGCACTTCATTTAAATGCAGTAGTTAAGTCAAGAAAAATAAAGCCCGAAATACCATTGTATGGCTTTGATAATATACCAATACTGCATGAAATTGAATTTGAAAAGATATTATAG
- the ychF gene encoding redox-regulated ATPase YchF, translated as MKLGIVGLPNVGKSTLFNAITAAGAESANYPFCTIEPNVGVVAVPDERLEKLAEMINPKKVTPTAIEFYDIAGLVKGASKGEGLGNKFLSHIREVAAIVHVVRCFEDENITHVEGNIDPIRDIEIINLELILSDLELINKRIAKTEKLLKGDKSYQKELDILIRIREVLEEGKSVRVLDFDEEEEKFVKGLNLLSYKPVLYAANISEDDITSEEDNKYVKKVKEYAKKENSEVVTICGKIEAEISELDDEEKKEFLQELGLKESGLDKLIKASYKLLGLISFLTAGEKEVRAWTIKRGTKAPQAAGKIHSDMERGFIRAEVISYDDLISVGGYSQAREKGLIRLEGKDYVMQDGDVVVFRFNV; from the coding sequence ATGAAATTAGGAATAGTAGGTTTACCGAACGTGGGAAAAAGTACTCTTTTTAATGCAATTACAGCTGCTGGAGCAGAATCAGCTAATTATCCTTTCTGCACAATAGAACCAAATGTTGGTGTAGTTGCTGTACCTGACGAAAGACTTGAAAAATTAGCAGAAATGATAAATCCTAAAAAAGTAACTCCAACTGCAATTGAATTTTATGACATCGCAGGACTTGTTAAAGGTGCAAGCAAAGGCGAAGGTTTAGGAAACAAATTTCTATCTCACATAAGAGAAGTAGCTGCTATTGTTCATGTAGTAAGATGTTTTGAAGATGAAAATATTACTCATGTTGAAGGAAATATAGATCCTATACGTGATATTGAAATTATTAATTTAGAACTTATTCTTTCCGACCTTGAATTAATTAATAAGAGAATAGCTAAAACAGAAAAATTATTAAAAGGTGATAAATCCTATCAAAAAGAACTTGATATTTTAATCAGAATTCGTGAAGTTCTAGAAGAAGGAAAATCCGTAAGAGTTCTTGACTTCGATGAAGAAGAAGAAAAATTTGTTAAAGGATTAAATTTGCTATCATACAAACCTGTATTATATGCAGCTAATATTTCAGAAGATGATATCACATCAGAAGAAGATAATAAATATGTTAAAAAAGTTAAAGAATACGCAAAGAAGGAAAATTCTGAAGTAGTCACTATATGTGGAAAAATCGAAGCAGAGATTTCAGAACTAGATGATGAAGAAAAGAAAGAATTCTTACAAGAACTTGGATTAAAAGAATCTGGCTTAGATAAACTTATTAAAGCAAGTTATAAACTTTTAGGCTTAATTTCTTTCTTAACAGCTGGAGAAAAAGAAGTTAGAGCTTGGACTATTAAAAGAGGAACTAAAGCTCCACAAGCAGCAGGAAAAATACATTCTGACATGGAAAGAGGCTTTATCAGAGCAGAAGTTATAAGTTATGATGATTTGATAAGCGTAGGTGGATATAGCCAAGCTAGAGAAAAAGGATTGATAAGATTAGAAGGTAAGGACTATGTAATGCAAGATGGAGATGTAGTAGTATTTAGATTTAATGTATAA
- a CDS encoding PstS family phosphate ABC transporter substrate-binding protein gives MLSRKTKKVLALTLSLLMVIFTFVGCGSKSQNQGTNDQAKANTDKLSGKIEIDGSSTVFPITEAMAEEFQKMYRDVKITIGVSGTGGGFKRFTKGETDISDASRPIKDKEAKLAEENGIKYKQVKVAYDGISVLVNPQNDWVDNLTVEELKKIWEPNSTVKTWKDIRPEWPDKEIRLYGPGTDSGTFDYFTEEIIGESGKVRTDFTASEDDNVLVQGIAGDKYALGYFGYAYYVENKDVLKVVPINGVEPTTETIENGEYTPLSRPLFIYVSQDSFNNKEQVREFVKFYLKNARDIVPETGYVPLKQEAYDKQLEELLSGQ, from the coding sequence ATGTTAAGCAGAAAAACTAAAAAAGTTTTAGCTCTAACTTTAAGTTTATTAATGGTTATTTTTACATTTGTAGGTTGCGGTAGTAAATCACAAAATCAAGGAACAAATGATCAGGCAAAAGCTAATACAGATAAATTATCTGGAAAGATAGAAATAGATGGTTCTAGTACAGTTTTCCCTATAACTGAAGCTATGGCTGAAGAATTTCAGAAGATGTATAGAGATGTTAAAATAACAATTGGAGTATCGGGAACAGGTGGAGGATTTAAAAGATTTACAAAGGGAGAAACGGATATAAGTGATGCATCAAGACCTATAAAAGATAAAGAAGCGAAATTGGCAGAAGAAAATGGTATTAAATATAAGCAAGTTAAGGTTGCATATGATGGAATTTCAGTATTAGTTAATCCGCAAAATGATTGGGTTGATAATCTAACAGTTGAAGAGTTAAAGAAAATCTGGGAACCAAACAGCACAGTGAAAACATGGAAAGATATAAGACCTGAATGGCCAGATAAGGAAATAAGACTTTATGGTCCAGGAACTGACTCGGGTACTTTTGATTATTTTACAGAAGAAATTATTGGAGAAAGTGGAAAGGTTAGAACAGATTTTACAGCTTCAGAGGATGACAATGTATTAGTCCAAGGCATAGCAGGAGATAAGTATGCACTAGGTTATTTTGGATATGCTTACTATGTTGAAAATAAGGACGTGTTAAAGGTTGTACCTATAAATGGCGTAGAACCTACTACAGAAACAATTGAAAACGGCGAATATACACCACTTTCAAGACCGTTATTCATATATGTATCACAGGATTCATTTAATAACAAAGAACAAGTTAGAGAATTTGTTAAGTTCTATTTAAAAAATGCAAGAGATATTGTTCCAGAAACAGGTTATGTTCCATTAAAACAAGAAGCTTATGACAAACAATTAGAAGAATTATTGTCAGGACAGTAA
- the pstC gene encoding phosphate ABC transporter permease subunit PstC, translating to MSKITSSNKKSNPLKKIYMMETVISKVLFAFVMVSIVTTIGIVWVLSYETVQFFREVSIIEFLTGTEWTALFSPPKYGVLPLVDGTLMIAFFSSIISIPIGLGSAIYLSEYASKKTRKILKPVLEILAGIPTIVYGYFALTFITPAIRNIFPEANIFNALSASIAVGIMIIPMVSSLSEDAMNAVPNSLREGAYALGCTRFEVATKVVIPAALSSIIASFVLAISRAIGETMIVTLAAGSTPKLTLNPLESIQTMTAFIVQVASGDIVHGSVMYKTIFAVGMLLFIITLLMNIVSKIIIKKYREEY from the coding sequence ATGAGTAAAATTACTAGTAGCAATAAAAAAAGTAATCCGTTAAAAAAGATATATATGATGGAAACAGTTATATCAAAGGTTTTATTTGCTTTTGTTATGGTTTCTATTGTAACTACTATTGGTATAGTATGGGTATTGTCTTATGAGACTGTTCAGTTTTTTCGTGAAGTATCTATAATTGAATTCCTAACTGGTACAGAATGGACAGCTTTATTTAGTCCACCTAAATATGGGGTTTTACCTTTAGTAGATGGGACATTGATGATAGCTTTCTTTTCAAGCATAATTTCAATACCTATTGGTTTAGGAAGTGCTATTTATCTAAGTGAATATGCTTCAAAGAAAACTAGGAAAATACTTAAACCAGTACTAGAGATACTTGCTGGTATTCCAACAATAGTTTATGGTTATTTTGCGTTAACTTTTATAACACCAGCAATAAGGAATATTTTTCCAGAAGCTAATATTTTTAATGCTTTAAGTGCAAGTATAGCAGTTGGTATAATGATAATTCCTATGGTTTCATCATTAAGTGAAGATGCGATGAATGCAGTACCCAACTCATTACGTGAAGGTGCTTATGCATTAGGATGTACTAGGTTTGAAGTAGCAACTAAGGTAGTTATTCCTGCAGCGTTATCTAGTATAATTGCTTCATTTGTTTTGGCTATATCGAGAGCTATCGGAGAAACTATGATTGTAACACTAGCTGCTGGTTCAACTCCTAAATTAACTTTAAATCCATTAGAGAGTATACAGACAATGACAGCTTTTATAGTACAGGTAGCTTCTGGTGATATAGTTCATGGTAGTGTGATGTATAAAACAATATTTGCTGTTGGAATGTTACTTTTCATAATAACGCTATTAATGAACATAGTATCTAAAATTATCATTAAGAAATACAGGGAGGAGTATTAA
- the pstA gene encoding phosphate ABC transporter permease PstA, giving the protein MTNLQKRKLQDKIFHMLVLLATLFGLVVLVILLKEILSDGLKWINIDFFRNFASRFPKKSGIKAPLFGSLWIIVLTALFAFPIGVGSALYLEEYLPKNWLTNLIQVNISNLAGVPSIVFGILGLGIFVNTLGFGRSILSGALTLALLILPVIIVSAQEAIKSVPKELKHGAYALGCTKWQMITGVLLPYAMPGILTGTILAIARALGETAPLLMVGAVTFIAYTPEGIFDSFTTLPMQIYSWTSKPKADFHHIAAAAIIVLLVLLLGINSLAIYLRNRYQNRMSR; this is encoded by the coding sequence ATGACTAATCTTCAGAAAAGAAAGTTGCAGGATAAAATTTTCCACATGCTTGTATTGTTAGCAACTTTATTTGGTTTAGTTGTTTTAGTAATTCTATTAAAAGAAATATTAAGTGATGGATTAAAATGGATAAATATAGATTTTTTTAGAAATTTCGCTTCTAGATTTCCGAAGAAATCAGGCATTAAAGCTCCATTATTTGGGAGTTTGTGGATTATTGTATTGACTGCTCTATTTGCTTTTCCAATAGGAGTAGGTTCAGCTTTATATCTAGAAGAATATCTACCAAAGAACTGGTTAACTAATTTAATTCAAGTAAATATATCGAATCTAGCAGGAGTACCTTCTATAGTTTTCGGCATACTTGGATTAGGTATTTTTGTAAACACTTTAGGTTTTGGTAGAAGTATTCTATCAGGTGCATTAACATTAGCGTTATTGATATTACCTGTAATTATAGTTTCAGCTCAAGAAGCAATAAAAAGCGTACCGAAAGAACTTAAACATGGGGCATATGCTCTAGGATGTACTAAGTGGCAGATGATTACTGGCGTATTATTGCCTTATGCTATGCCTGGGATTTTAACAGGTACTATTTTGGCAATTGCAAGAGCATTAGGTGAGACTGCACCATTACTTATGGTAGGAGCAGTAACTTTTATAGCTTATACTCCTGAAGGGATATTTGATTCATTTACTACATTACCAATGCAAATATATAGCTGGACTTCAAAGCCAAAAGCCGATTTTCATCATATAGCAGCAGCAGCTATTATAGTATTACTAGTATTGTTATTAGGTATAAATTCATTGGCTATATATTTGCGTAACAGGTACCAAAATAGGATGTCAAGGTAA
- the pstB gene encoding phosphate ABC transporter ATP-binding protein PstB, with amino-acid sequence MNKKIQVKNLNFYYGNFHALKNINLDIEENKVTALIGPSGCGKSTFLRTINRMNDLIEGTRHDGEIIYEGKDVYAPDVDVVELRRKIGMVFQKPNPFPKSIYENIVFGPKRHGIKSKSKLDEIVEKSLKGAALWDEVKDRLNSSAWSLSGGQQQRLCIARALAMEPDVLLMDEPTSALDPVATLRIEELIEDLKKEYTIVIVTHSMQQAGRISDNTAFFLMGELIEYGSTKKIFTKPEDKRTEDYITGRFG; translated from the coding sequence ATGAATAAAAAAATTCAAGTAAAAAATTTGAACTTCTATTATGGAAATTTTCATGCGTTAAAGAATATAAATTTAGATATAGAAGAAAATAAGGTAACAGCCTTAATAGGACCTTCAGGTTGTGGGAAATCTACCTTTTTAAGAACGATAAACAGAATGAACGATTTAATTGAAGGTACTAGACACGATGGGGAAATAATATATGAAGGAAAGGATGTATATGCTCCTGATGTGGATGTTGTAGAATTAAGAAGAAAAATAGGTATGGTTTTTCAAAAACCAAATCCTTTTCCTAAATCAATTTATGAGAATATAGTGTTCGGACCAAAAAGACACGGAATAAAGAGTAAATCAAAACTGGATGAGATAGTAGAGAAGAGTTTAAAAGGTGCAGCACTTTGGGATGAAGTAAAAGATAGATTGAATAGTTCGGCTTGGTCTTTATCAGGTGGTCAGCAACAGAGACTGTGTATTGCAAGAGCTTTAGCTATGGAACCTGATGTACTTTTGATGGATGAACCTACTTCTGCATTAGACCCTGTAGCTACTTTAAGAATAGAAGAGTTGATAGAGGATCTTAAAAAGGAGTATACTATAGTTATAGTAACACATTCTATGCAACAGGCTGGCAGAATATCAGATAATACTGCATTTTTCTTAATGGGTGAGCTTATTGAATATGGTAGTACTAAGAAGATATTTACAAAGCCTGAGGATAAAAGAACGGAAGACTATATTACAGGTAGATTTGGTTAA
- the phoU gene encoding phosphate signaling complex protein PhoU produces MRKHFDLQLKELHDSLLKMGTMVEEAIDIAIQSLIEQDVEKAKKVIEIDDKIDVLEVQIEEKCLDLIALQQPIARDLRKISTILKIITDLERIGDHAVNIAEVVIKIGKEKFIKPLIDIPKMADIVKKMVKNSLNSYIKEDLKLAKEVAQMDEIVDNIYKDIYIELLELLTKNKKNMPQTINLLLIGRYLERVADHTTNICERIIYMITGERVSY; encoded by the coding sequence ATGAGAAAACATTTTGACCTACAATTAAAAGAATTACATGACTCTCTCTTAAAAATGGGGACTATGGTAGAAGAAGCAATAGATATAGCGATTCAATCTCTAATAGAACAAGATGTTGAGAAAGCAAAAAAGGTTATAGAAATTGATGATAAAATTGATGTTTTAGAAGTGCAAATAGAAGAAAAATGTTTAGATTTAATAGCTCTTCAACAGCCTATTGCAAGAGATTTGAGAAAAATAAGTACAATTTTAAAAATTATAACGGATCTAGAAAGAATTGGTGACCACGCAGTAAATATTGCTGAAGTTGTAATAAAAATAGGCAAAGAAAAGTTTATAAAACCACTAATAGATATTCCCAAAATGGCTGATATAGTGAAGAAAATGGTAAAGAACAGTTTAAACAGTTATATTAAAGAAGATCTAAAGTTGGCTAAAGAAGTAGCTCAAATGGATGAAATCGTAGATAATATCTATAAAGATATTTATATTGAACTGTTAGAGCTTTTAACTAAAAACAAGAAAAATATGCCTCAAACAATAAATTTATTGTTAATAGGTAGATATCTTGAAAGAGTAGCAGATCATACTACTAATATTTGTGAAAGAATTATATATATGATTACTGGAGAAAGAGTATCATATTAG
- a CDS encoding YhcN/YlaJ family sporulation lipoprotein, protein MIRRNKLLIMLFIFTMIITVFTYGCRGAEKPNLPRPKQGERNIIDNEIERKDLEDVKEKSDKSLSTRAEKIADSIVDLPGVDDATVVITGNTALVGVDIEEDLEGKVVTDLKKQIVARVKQIDKNIKNVTVTADPDLFERIDDIAQEINRGRGMSEFADEVKEIIRRITPSM, encoded by the coding sequence ATGATAAGAAGAAATAAATTATTAATCATGTTATTTATATTTACTATGATTATAACAGTATTTACGTATGGTTGTAGAGGAGCTGAGAAACCCAATTTACCAAGACCTAAACAAGGAGAAAGAAATATAATAGATAACGAAATCGAAAGAAAAGATTTAGAAGATGTTAAAGAAAAATCAGATAAGTCTTTATCTACAAGAGCAGAGAAAATTGCAGATAGTATTGTAGACTTGCCAGGTGTAGATGATGCAACTGTAGTAATAACTGGCAATACTGCATTGGTAGGAGTCGATATTGAGGAAGATTTAGAAGGGAAAGTTGTTACAGATTTGAAAAAACAAATAGTAGCAAGGGTAAAGCAAATAGATAAAAATATTAAAAATGTAACTGTAACTGCTGATCCTGATTTATTTGAAAGAATAGATGATATTGCTCAGGAAATAAATAGAGGTAGAGGTATGAGTGAGTTTGCAGATGAAGTGAAAGAGATTATACGTAGAATAACACCTAGTATGTAA
- a CDS encoding CbiX/SirB N-terminal domain-containing protein, which yields MSGINSLNKLLFYIIMFIFFSVLFFVYDNTLENIFLLLSFIGFINILEQRRIFRSKKNIFLLISIVLITYTLSIAFLFTQRYDMKINSLKTYRRNEDKAVLLVVEGESPVYKPSKAITNILLNESFLSKMSMPYQLYNIKKNYHLIGKSDYKRNVQKLVEKLKEELPEEYYVNIAYLKDTEYIEEKIFDSVAKGYYKIIIVPIIVSEGSEFTGLKKRIEKLRLYNYNVQIRWTEPFWNSEYLAISYISKISNNIDAKKIKDTGIVLIGQGESNKSNLIKSIKQQIMFSKKVKTYLVEELGLDETKIKIAWFDKLKPDYVQAVKEVLEYGVGEVLCVYLKPTTTNIDNNIIANKIKRKIDFPEGIKIKVIDGFCNDENIIKEIRNRIRLADMKVWN from the coding sequence ATGTCAGGTATTAATAGTTTAAATAAATTATTATTTTACATTATTATGTTTATTTTTTTTAGTGTATTGTTTTTTGTATATGATAATACTTTAGAAAATATCTTTTTGCTTCTTTCATTTATTGGTTTTATTAATATATTAGAACAGAGGAGAATTTTTAGATCTAAAAAGAACATATTTTTACTTATTAGTATAGTTTTAATAACTTATACCTTATCTATAGCATTTTTATTTACTCAGAGATATGATATGAAAATTAACAGTTTGAAAACTTATCGACGAAATGAGGATAAAGCTGTGTTATTAGTTGTTGAAGGTGAAAGCCCTGTATATAAACCTTCAAAAGCTATAACTAATATTTTGCTAAACGAAAGTTTTTTAAGCAAAATGAGTATGCCTTATCAATTATACAACATTAAGAAAAATTATCATTTGATAGGAAAGAGTGATTATAAGAGAAATGTACAAAAATTAGTTGAAAAATTAAAAGAAGAGCTTCCAGAAGAATATTATGTAAATATTGCTTATTTGAAAGATACAGAATATATAGAAGAAAAAATTTTTGATTCAGTTGCTAAAGGGTATTATAAGATAATAATAGTACCTATAATTGTTTCAGAAGGGAGTGAATTTACTGGATTAAAAAAGAGAATTGAAAAACTTAGATTATATAATTACAATGTGCAAATTAGATGGACTGAGCCTTTCTGGAATAGTGAATATTTAGCTATATCATATATAAGCAAAATTTCAAATAATATAGATGCAAAAAAAATAAAAGATACGGGAATAGTATTAATAGGTCAGGGAGAGTCTAATAAAAGTAATTTGATTAAATCTATAAAACAACAAATAATGTTTTCTAAAAAGGTAAAAACGTATCTAGTTGAAGAATTAGGGCTTGATGAAACTAAAATAAAAATAGCATGGTTTGATAAGTTAAAACCAGATTATGTTCAAGCGGTTAAAGAAGTGCTAGAATATGGAGTCGGTGAAGTACTTTGTGTATATTTAAAACCTACAACTACGAATATAGATAACAATATTATAGCTAATAAAATAAAAAGGAAAATAGATTTTCCAGAAGGTATTAAGATTAAAGTTATAGATGGTTTTTGTAATGATGAAAATATTATTAAAGAAATAAGAAATAGGATTAGATTAGCAGATATGAAAGTTTGGAACTAA